CTTTCTATCTAATCTACCAGGTCTCAACAAAGCAGGATCCAATGTATCTGGTCTATTTGTCGCCATAATAATCTTGGTTTGGCCTAAATTATCAAACCCATCCATCTGTGTCAAAAGTTCCATTAATGTACGTTGAATTTCACGATCTGCAGAAGTACCTTCACTAAATCTACGTCCTCCAATGGCATCGATTTCatccataaaaataatgcaGGGCTCGTGTTCTTTAGCATATGCAAACATTTCTCTGATAATACGAGCGGATTCaccaatatatttatcaacAATACCAGAGGCAggtgaaaaaataaaatttgctCCTATTGTAGCTGCAACCGCTTTAGCCAATAACGTTTTACCCGTACCAGGTGGTCCATATAACAAGACACCTTTTGGTGTTTTAATACCAACTCTTTGGAAAATTTCTGGATTTTTCAATGGTAATTCGATAACTTCTCTCAACTCTCTAATTTGTTCGGTTAAGCCACCAATCCCATCAAAAGAGATTTCACCTGGCTCAAATGTGGTCATATTGTAGACTAGCGGATCCGTTTCACGAGGTAAGATTCTCATAATCGTCAAAGTAGTGATATCTAGTGTTACACGAACaccttttttcaattttgaTCTATCAACAGAATTACGAACACCAACAATGTAACGGGGACCTGTTGATGCTTTGACAATATACTTTTCCTCACTCAATTCCTTCATAACTTCTCCAATCAATTGGCCAATGCTTTGCAAAGctttaatatcattttctgttttttcatattctttttccaaATCTCGTATATGATTCCTACGTTGTTTCAATTGATCATCATATCTTCTGTGTTCTaacaatttctttttaaaggCTGATAGcgctttatttttagcttCAACCTCAGGATCGATTGCGGCAGATTCTTCTGTTGAAGGTTGTTGCtgttcattattattgcttaCATTATCATCACCGCCGTTCAAAGCAGCTAATAAG
This Saccharomycodes ludwigii strain NBRC 1722 chromosome II, whole genome shotgun sequence DNA region includes the following protein-coding sequences:
- the RPT4 gene encoding proteasome regulatory particle base subunit RPT4 (similar to Saccharomyces cerevisiae YOR259C | RPT4 | Regulatory Particle Triple-A protein or Regulatory Particle Triphosphatase), giving the protein MSEEQDPLLAALNGGDDNVSNNNEQQQPSTEESAAIDPEVEAKNKALSAFKKKLLEHRRYDDQLKQRRNHIRDLEKEYEKTENDIKALQSIGQLIGEVMKELSEEKYIVKASTGPRYIVGVRNSVDRSKLKKGVRVTLDITTLTIMRILPRETDPLVYNMTTFEPGEISFDGIGGLTEQIRELREVIELPLKNPEIFQRVGIKTPKGVLLYGPPGTGKTLLAKAVAATIGANFIFSPASGIVDKYIGESARIIREMFAYAKEHEPCIIFMDEIDAIGGRRFSEGTSADREIQRTLMELLTQMDGFDNLGQTKIIMATNRPDTLDPALLRPGRLDRKIEIGLPNEAGRLEIFKIHTAKVKKHGEFDFEAAVKMSDGFNGADIRNCITEAGFFAIRDDRDHIVQEDLMKAVRKVAETKKLEGKLEYQKL